A genomic stretch from Neospora caninum Liverpool complete genome, chromosome III includes:
- a CDS encoding deha2e04510p, related produces the protein MDPTVLLQEPLDIVRVSLDDRVTIKCRGDREVMGKLHAYDMHLNMVLGDVEEVATTVTTDPLTGDEQTKKTTRRLPLIFLRGDAIILVAPVSRNKS, from the exons ATGGACCCAACAGTGCTTCTCCAGG AGCCACTGGATATCGTAAGGGTGAGCCTGGACGACCGTGTAACAATCAAGTGTAGAGGAGACCGGGAAGTAATGGGCAAGCTGCAC GCGTACGATATGCACTTAAACATGGTACTGGGCGATGTTGAAGAAGTCGCCACAACTGTAACGACCGACCCGCTCACCGGTGACGAACAGACTAAG AAGACCACTCGGCGGCTTCCACTTATCTTCTTACGTGGAGATGCAATCATCCTCGTGGCGCCAGTGAGCCGTAATAAATCATGA